In one window of Paracholeplasma morum DNA:
- a CDS encoding mechanosensitive ion channel family protein, with protein MSNILSLFTNNIWNAALTIAVIVFVVSLFILENKLMKRYENKWHKVVLLLMFIVSAIVLLAGIGFILFIWGYDFSHYFEDTSVIILEFIEKSLGMIIGSVIVIALSMFIIKIAKLGFKSVGKKQGPLQKRKRTIAKVSLSIVRYFVGILAILIILSIWGVNVLPALAGLGILGLVIGLGAQKFINDLIAGFFIIFEHHFDVGDKIEVGGFKGEVTDIGLKTTRIKNWKGEIKILANGQINELINFSKNPSVAEVYFTIAYEEDAQKVIDLLTKELKTFMSRFPQIIEDPQVLGVTNLNTSGIDLRVIAKTENETHYPVERAMRLFIKEVLDQNNIEIPFQQVVVRNKD; from the coding sequence TTATTGTCTTCGTTGTAAGTCTCTTCATTCTTGAGAACAAACTTATGAAGAGATATGAAAACAAATGGCACAAAGTAGTCCTTCTTCTAATGTTTATCGTATCCGCAATCGTATTACTTGCAGGAATTGGGTTTATCCTCTTTATTTGGGGATATGACTTCAGCCATTACTTTGAAGATACATCAGTCATCATTCTCGAGTTTATCGAAAAGAGCCTTGGGATGATTATTGGATCTGTTATTGTTATCGCGTTATCAATGTTCATCATTAAAATTGCAAAACTTGGGTTTAAAAGCGTTGGCAAAAAACAAGGTCCGCTTCAAAAAAGAAAGAGAACCATTGCGAAAGTGTCTTTAAGCATTGTTAGATACTTTGTGGGTATCTTAGCAATTCTAATCATCCTATCGATTTGGGGCGTCAATGTTCTTCCAGCCTTAGCAGGTCTTGGGATATTAGGATTGGTCATCGGGCTTGGTGCACAAAAATTCATCAATGACTTAATTGCTGGATTCTTCATCATATTTGAACACCATTTTGATGTAGGAGACAAGATCGAGGTAGGCGGCTTCAAAGGTGAAGTAACCGACATCGGTTTAAAAACTACTAGAATTAAAAACTGGAAAGGTGAAATTAAAATCCTTGCCAACGGGCAAATCAATGAACTTATAAATTTCTCCAAAAACCCTTCAGTCGCTGAAGTTTACTTCACGATTGCATATGAGGAAGATGCCCAAAAAGTCATTGATTTATTGACCAAAGAGCTTAAAACATTTATGTCCCGCTTTCCTCAAATTATCGAAGACCCACAAGTATTAGGGGTTACAAACCTTAATACAAGCGGAATCGACTTACGAGTTATTGCAAAAACAGAAAATGAAACACATTACCCAGTTGAACGTGCAATGAGATTGTTTATCAAAGAAGTTCTTGATCAAAACAATATTGAAATTCCATTCCAACAAGTGGTTGTCAGAAACAAAGATTAA
- a CDS encoding sugar nucleotide-binding protein — translation MKVIITGMNGTVAPVVAEVYRQKGYDVVAYDRSITSIDNETEIKAFIKEHNPKIILHLALGPISWSEILSSITKELEITFVYISSVSVYSNDQKGPFVATDTPCPVEDYGIYKKASEEAIKAINPDAFILRIGWQIGHESGSNNMIDFFQKQMDRDGIIKASSKFYPSCSFIEDTALAIYEVVLNHIPDTYLVNSNHNYNLFEIATYLKRLHPLFKIKETTDFSYDNRMFDIRVPIKKLSIIP, via the coding sequence ATGAAAGTTATAATCACCGGAATGAATGGTACCGTAGCACCAGTAGTTGCAGAAGTATATCGACAAAAAGGTTATGATGTTGTTGCCTATGACCGCTCTATTACTTCTATTGATAATGAGACAGAAATAAAGGCGTTTATTAAAGAGCACAATCCAAAAATAATCCTTCACTTGGCATTAGGTCCTATATCTTGGTCAGAAATACTATCTAGCATCACCAAAGAGCTCGAAATTACATTTGTATATATCTCTAGCGTATCAGTTTACAGCAACGATCAAAAAGGACCGTTTGTTGCTACAGATACCCCTTGTCCTGTGGAAGACTATGGGATCTATAAGAAGGCTTCTGAAGAAGCGATAAAGGCAATCAATCCAGATGCATTCATTCTTCGAATTGGTTGGCAAATCGGACACGAATCCGGGTCTAATAACATGATTGATTTCTTTCAAAAACAAATGGATCGAGATGGGATTATAAAAGCTTCATCCAAGTTTTATCCTAGCTGTTCATTTATTGAAGATACTGCTTTAGCGATTTATGAAGTTGTTTTAAATCATATACCGGATACCTATTTAGTTAACTCAAATCACAACTATAACCTCTTTGAAATCGCAACTTATTTAAAGCGACTTCATCCCTTATTTAAGATCAAAGAAACAACGGATTTCTCTTATGACAATAGAATGTTTGACATTAGGGTACCTATTAAGAAATTATCAATCATTCCTTAA
- a CDS encoding cobalamin B12-binding domain-containing protein, with amino-acid sequence MEKMYQDFLHYLEHEQKDEALLFILGLLQDKKVTLFDVYDRFIRPSLTKFTCKSDDEDYCIWKEHTRTSIIRTILESTYPYLIELKKDVKPRNEKIVVVCPSEEYHEVGALIITNYFTLSGYDAMFIGANTPKDEILTAVKALRPDYLALSVTNYYNLVITKKITDEIKEKYPEVGIIVGGQAFLNSGALNTIKYDYHLNSKEDILKFGGKSK; translated from the coding sequence ATGGAGAAAATGTATCAAGATTTTTTACATTATTTGGAACATGAACAAAAAGATGAAGCATTGCTTTTCATACTTGGCCTTTTACAAGACAAAAAGGTCACGCTTTTCGATGTATACGATCGTTTTATTAGACCATCATTAACGAAATTTACTTGTAAGAGTGATGATGAAGACTACTGCATTTGGAAAGAACACACAAGAACTTCCATCATCCGCACGATTCTAGAATCAACTTACCCGTACTTAATTGAATTAAAAAAAGATGTAAAACCTAGAAATGAAAAGATTGTTGTCGTATGCCCAAGTGAAGAATACCATGAGGTAGGTGCACTAATCATTACGAATTATTTCACACTATCCGGATATGATGCGATGTTTATTGGGGCAAACACTCCAAAAGACGAAATTTTAACAGCAGTCAAGGCATTAAGACCTGATTATTTAGCCCTATCAGTGACCAACTACTATAACTTAGTGATAACAAAGAAAATAACCGATGAGATTAAAGAAAAGTATCCTGAAGTTGGAATCATCGTCGGTGGACAAGCTTTCCTAAACTCTGGTGCTTTAAACACAATCAAATACGATTACCACCTTAACTCTAAGGAAGATATCCTGAAGTTTGGAGGTAAGTCTAAATGA
- a CDS encoding ABC transporter permease: MKLAFNIAVRFLKSGKLQTLFIILGIGVGISVQVFIGALISGLQKDLVNTTIGNTSQITFTKVDDSDIINYDDLMNDILDSDSRLSVATPNLNVAGTFFSKNNTNLPVLVRGFELESGDEIYDFESKLTKGRMPINNNEVILGSFFETELGLVLDETYVMNVPVYGNRNLKVVGFFDFQVKAINEGWAVSNLTTAQDLKDGSRVAMQIEAQIKGAYYFDAVEIRDNVITKIGTTYEGADWVSNNASLLSGLQGQSISSLMIQVFVLISVVLGIASILAIIVLQKSKQIGILKAMGIKNLDASFIFLFEGLILGIFGAITGIALGFGLLVSFQTFAIDASTGEPVIPLFIDYGFIGLSALIAVGVSTLAALIPARKSSKLSVIEVIRNA; the protein is encoded by the coding sequence ATGAAACTAGCATTTAATATTGCCGTTAGATTTTTGAAATCCGGTAAGCTTCAAACTTTATTTATCATTCTTGGTATTGGGGTTGGGATTTCTGTTCAAGTCTTTATTGGGGCATTAATTTCAGGGCTTCAAAAAGACTTAGTAAATACGACGATTGGTAACACGTCTCAAATCACATTTACTAAAGTGGATGATTCAGACATCATAAATTATGACGACTTAATGAATGACATTTTAGATAGTGATTCTAGGCTTAGTGTCGCAACCCCGAACCTTAACGTAGCTGGGACATTCTTTTCAAAAAACAATACAAATCTTCCTGTTTTAGTCAGAGGATTTGAACTTGAAAGTGGCGATGAGATTTATGATTTTGAGTCCAAGTTAACTAAAGGTAGAATGCCAATTAATAATAACGAAGTCATTTTAGGAAGTTTCTTTGAAACTGAATTAGGGCTTGTTCTGGATGAAACTTATGTAATGAACGTCCCTGTATATGGGAATCGAAACCTTAAAGTGGTTGGCTTCTTCGATTTTCAAGTCAAAGCCATTAACGAAGGTTGGGCAGTATCAAATTTAACCACTGCTCAAGACTTAAAGGATGGCTCTAGAGTAGCTATGCAAATCGAAGCACAAATCAAAGGAGCGTATTATTTTGATGCAGTTGAGATTAGAGATAACGTGATTACCAAAATCGGTACTACCTATGAAGGTGCAGACTGGGTATCTAACAATGCCTCACTACTATCTGGTCTACAAGGCCAAAGCATTTCTTCATTAATGATTCAAGTATTTGTATTAATCTCAGTAGTATTAGGGATTGCTTCTATTCTTGCCATTATCGTATTACAAAAATCCAAACAAATTGGTATTTTAAAAGCGATGGGTATTAAGAACCTAGATGCTTCTTTCATCTTCTTATTTGAAGGGTTAATTCTAGGCATCTTCGGAGCCATCACTGGTATTGCTCTTGGGTTTGGATTATTGGTAAGCTTCCAAACATTTGCGATTGATGCTTCAACTGGGGAACCAGTCATCCCATTATTCATTGACTATGGATTCATTGGACTGTCTGCACTCATTGCTGTAGGTGTCTCGACATTAGCAGCACTGATTCCTGCAAGAAAATCTTCTAAATTATCAGTAATCGAGGTGATTAGAAATGCCTAA
- a CDS encoding ABC transporter ATP-binding protein, with amino-acid sequence MPNVMELKGITKVYGEKIKTQVLFGIDLAFEEGSFNAIIGQSGSGKSTLMNILGTLDYPTDGDIFINNINTKNLKKNQISEVRNQNIGFIFQFHYLLPEFTALENVLMPHKISKKPITKEILDRANELLDFVGLSKVKNNLAVNMSGGQQQRVAIARSLINNPKIILADEPTGNLDSDSTEQVYGLLRDINRQYKTTFIIITHDRKIAEKADRIIEIKDGRINLDVMNQLA; translated from the coding sequence ATGCCTAATGTTATGGAATTAAAAGGTATCACCAAAGTATATGGTGAAAAGATCAAAACGCAAGTATTATTCGGGATTGATTTGGCTTTCGAAGAAGGCTCATTTAATGCCATCATTGGTCAAAGCGGATCTGGCAAGTCAACTTTAATGAACATTTTAGGTACACTAGACTATCCAACCGATGGTGACATCTTCATCAACAATATCAACACTAAGAATTTAAAGAAAAATCAGATTTCTGAAGTAAGAAATCAAAATATAGGATTCATCTTCCAGTTTCACTACTTATTACCAGAGTTTACAGCGCTGGAAAACGTATTGATGCCACATAAAATCTCCAAAAAACCAATTACTAAAGAGATATTGGATAGAGCCAACGAACTATTAGACTTTGTTGGTCTTTCAAAAGTAAAGAATAACTTAGCTGTAAATATGTCAGGTGGTCAGCAACAAAGGGTTGCGATTGCGAGAAGTCTAATCAATAACCCAAAAATCATCTTAGCCGATGAACCAACTGGTAACCTTGACTCTGATTCTACTGAACAAGTATACGGCTTACTAAGAGACATCAATAGACAATATAAAACGACATTCATCATCATTACACATGACCGAAAGATTGCTGAAAAAGCAGATCGTATTATTGAAATCAAAGACGGCAGAATTAACCTAGATGTCATGAATCAACTTGCATAA
- a CDS encoding Hsp20/alpha crystallin family protein, with protein sequence MMSLFKRDRDFFDSLFDDFNFTPFVKAETMKTDIKESEKAYEVHVELPGFDKKDVKVSVDNGYLVVEAERKFEPEEEKSGKYIKRERHYGMMKRSFYIGDVSMDTIEGSFNQGVLKLTIPKEIKRIETKKYLELK encoded by the coding sequence ATGATGAGTTTATTTAAAAGAGACAGAGATTTCTTTGATAGCCTTTTTGATGATTTCAACTTCACACCTTTCGTGAAAGCTGAAACAATGAAGACTGATATCAAAGAATCCGAAAAAGCCTATGAAGTACACGTAGAATTGCCAGGTTTTGACAAGAAGGATGTCAAAGTTAGCGTTGATAACGGCTATCTAGTCGTTGAAGCTGAACGTAAATTTGAACCTGAGGAAGAAAAGTCAGGTAAATACATCAAACGTGAACGTCATTATGGAATGATGAAACGTAGTTTCTATATTGGAGATGTTTCAATGGATACTATCGAAGGCAGTTTCAATCAAGGTGTATTGAAACTTACCATTCCAAAAGAAATCAAACGCATTGAAACCAAGAAATATCTAGAACTTAAATAG
- a CDS encoding ABC transporter ATP-binding protein, producing the protein MEEMIKISNLTKRYGTLNAIDNINLTLERGKIIGILGPNGSGKTTLIKIITGLIKTYEGEVLVDGKNISNESKASVAYLPDQLYFDSWMRIKDLKKYFKDMFEDFDENKFEELTRKFKIEDRHLIKKLSKGNQEKLQLALVLSRNAKIYIFDEPIGGVDPALREIILETIMSYRNQDATVLLSTHQIYDVESLFDEVVFLKSGQVLLHRNTDELVSEAGKSLLEVFKEAFKYVV; encoded by the coding sequence ATGGAAGAAATGATTAAGATTTCAAACTTAACGAAGCGATATGGGACGCTTAATGCGATAGATAATATCAACTTAACACTCGAACGCGGGAAAATAATTGGGATTTTAGGCCCAAATGGATCAGGAAAAACCACATTAATTAAGATCATCACAGGTTTGATAAAAACATATGAGGGTGAAGTGTTGGTTGATGGAAAGAATATATCAAATGAATCCAAGGCGAGTGTGGCATACTTACCAGACCAACTTTATTTTGATTCATGGATGCGAATCAAGGACTTGAAAAAGTATTTTAAAGATATGTTCGAGGATTTTGATGAAAATAAATTCGAAGAGTTAACGAGAAAGTTTAAAATTGAAGATAGACATCTCATTAAAAAACTATCTAAAGGAAATCAAGAAAAACTCCAACTAGCCCTTGTTTTGTCAAGAAATGCGAAAATCTACATTTTTGATGAGCCAATTGGCGGTGTGGACCCAGCCTTAAGAGAAATCATCTTAGAAACCATTATGTCTTATCGAAATCAAGATGCAACTGTGTTACTTTCTACGCATCAAATATACGATGTTGAATCCTTATTCGATGAAGTGGTCTTCTTAAAATCCGGACAAGTGTTATTACACCGAAATACAGATGAACTTGTCAGTGAGGCAGGAAAGTCACTGTTAGAAGTGTTTAAGGAGGCGTTCAAATATGTTGTTTAA
- a CDS encoding NUDIX domain-containing protein → MDYIKTIRSIVGHEPIRSVSTGIIIENELGEILLQKRSDNGLYGIPGGSLELDEKIIDGLKREVFEETGIRVNNPRLIGIYSGNEQAFCYPNGDITFYVSFVFYERIPTPKLSLNEESLALEFFPKNAIPINITPTDLKCIRKWVSGNFDLEMD, encoded by the coding sequence ATGGACTACATTAAAACGATTCGTTCCATTGTCGGACACGAACCAATTAGAAGCGTTAGTACAGGAATTATTATAGAAAATGAGCTAGGAGAAATCCTACTTCAAAAGCGGAGTGATAATGGTTTATATGGTATTCCTGGAGGGTCGTTAGAACTAGATGAAAAAATCATAGATGGACTCAAAAGAGAAGTATTTGAAGAAACAGGTATTCGTGTTAATAACCCTAGATTAATAGGGATATACTCAGGTAATGAACAAGCATTTTGTTATCCAAATGGAGACATTACCTTTTATGTTTCATTTGTATTTTATGAGCGGATTCCAACACCGAAACTTTCACTAAATGAAGAGTCGCTAGCCTTAGAATTTTTTCCTAAAAATGCGATTCCAATTAACATTACACCTACCGATTTAAAGTGTATTAGAAAATGGGTATCGGGAAACTTTGATTTAGAAATGGATTAG
- a CDS encoding 2-oxoacid:acceptor oxidoreductase family protein: MTKTIRIAGFGGQGVMLLGQVLAYSATLKGLNAIWVPTYGPETRGGTANCMVTISDEPIYSPVFKDSDDLIVLNEPSYLKFKNTLKNKGYMLYNESLIHLQNPNSITVAGIKANDLAKELNEPKTINMILLGKYLKDTNLFKKEDVIEALKYYFGSKKEHLIEINKKAIDLGFEA; this comes from the coding sequence ATGACTAAGACCATTCGAATCGCTGGATTCGGCGGGCAAGGCGTTATGTTATTAGGTCAAGTATTAGCTTACAGTGCAACCCTAAAAGGGTTAAACGCAATTTGGGTTCCAACCTATGGACCAGAAACGAGAGGCGGGACTGCGAATTGTATGGTTACAATCTCAGATGAACCCATCTACTCACCAGTATTTAAGGATTCTGACGACTTAATCGTACTAAACGAACCAAGTTACTTAAAGTTCAAAAACACCCTTAAAAACAAGGGTTACATGCTTTATAATGAGTCATTAATCCATCTTCAAAACCCCAACTCAATCACGGTAGCTGGGATTAAAGCCAACGATCTGGCAAAAGAGCTAAATGAACCTAAAACCATCAATATGATTCTATTGGGTAAATACCTCAAAGATACTAATCTCTTTAAAAAGGAAGATGTGATTGAGGCACTCAAGTATTACTTTGGTTCAAAAAAAGAACACTTAATTGAAATTAATAAAAAAGCAATAGACCTCGGCTTCGAGGCATAG
- a CDS encoding thiamine pyrophosphate-dependent enzyme: MIRYEKTTGLTDKKTHYCPGCTHGILHKIVAEVMVELGILEKTVGIASVGCSVYSYEYFNCDMQQAPHGRACATATGIKRVLPDNVVFTYQGDGDLASIGIAETIHAANRGENITVIFANNATYGMTGGQMAPTTLVGQKTTTSQTGRDPKTQGYPIKVSEMLQHLEGVAYVERVSLTGAQSVNKVKKSIKKAFQYQLEGRGFTMIEVLSTCPVNWGMGAAEAMKWVTDNMVPEFPLGVYKDVGKND; the protein is encoded by the coding sequence ATGATTAGATACGAAAAGACAACTGGTCTAACAGATAAAAAAACTCACTATTGTCCTGGCTGTACTCACGGTATTTTGCACAAAATTGTCGCAGAAGTCATGGTTGAACTAGGTATTTTAGAAAAAACTGTTGGGATTGCTTCTGTAGGATGCTCCGTATATTCTTATGAATACTTCAACTGTGATATGCAACAAGCCCCACATGGCAGAGCTTGTGCAACCGCAACAGGTATTAAACGCGTCTTGCCAGATAATGTGGTGTTTACCTATCAAGGAGATGGTGATTTAGCATCTATTGGAATCGCAGAAACCATTCATGCGGCTAACCGTGGTGAAAACATTACTGTAATCTTCGCAAATAACGCAACCTATGGCATGACAGGTGGACAAATGGCTCCAACCACTTTGGTAGGTCAAAAAACAACGACTTCACAAACTGGAAGAGACCCGAAAACTCAAGGATATCCTATTAAGGTATCTGAGATGCTTCAACATTTAGAAGGCGTTGCCTATGTTGAAAGGGTTTCGTTGACTGGGGCACAAAGTGTTAATAAAGTTAAAAAATCAATCAAAAAAGCTTTTCAATATCAATTAGAAGGCCGCGGATTCACAATGATAGAGGTGTTATCAACCTGTCCAGTTAACTGGGGTATGGGGGCAGCTGAAGCCATGAAATGGGTTACTGATAATATGGTTCCAGAATTCCCTCTTGGCGTGTATAAGGATGTGGGCAAAAATGACTAA
- a CDS encoding 3-methyl-2-oxobutanoate dehydrogenase subunit VorB, with the protein MSKKLIKGNEAIALAAVKAGVDAFFGYPITPQNEVPEYLSKYLPEAGKVFLQAESEVAAINMVYGAAGAGKRVMTSSSSVGIALKQEAISYIAGAELPCLIVSVMRGGPGLGGIQPSQADYYQATRGGGNGDYHLLVIAPESIQETVDSIKEGFDIADQYRNPVMILVDGLIGQMMESVDLDKPVPTRDMVSKPWATTGTQNHPGRNVISSLFLDPQALEEHNLKLKAKYDLMKQHEARYELINMDNPDYVIVAYGTTARIARSAIEMLKDAGINVGMIRPITVWPFPKKAFDLIPNTCKGILVTEMSLGQMVDDVEIANKGRFEVAFYGRTGGVVIDPTEIRDAIINFKKWVRE; encoded by the coding sequence ATGTCTAAGAAACTAATAAAAGGAAATGAAGCCATCGCTTTAGCTGCTGTTAAAGCAGGTGTTGATGCGTTTTTCGGATACCCAATAACACCACAAAATGAAGTGCCTGAGTACTTATCGAAATACTTACCAGAAGCTGGGAAAGTGTTTTTACAAGCTGAATCTGAAGTAGCAGCCATCAACATGGTTTATGGCGCAGCTGGTGCAGGAAAACGTGTAATGACTTCGAGTTCTAGTGTAGGGATTGCTTTAAAACAAGAAGCGATTTCTTATATTGCTGGGGCAGAATTGCCGTGTTTAATTGTTTCTGTTATGAGAGGTGGACCAGGACTAGGTGGTATTCAGCCATCTCAAGCCGATTACTATCAGGCAACACGCGGAGGTGGAAACGGGGATTATCACTTATTGGTAATTGCGCCGGAATCGATTCAAGAAACCGTAGACAGTATTAAAGAAGGGTTTGATATTGCAGATCAATATCGAAACCCTGTAATGATATTGGTCGATGGGTTAATTGGTCAAATGATGGAATCCGTAGATTTGGATAAACCAGTGCCAACAAGAGACATGGTATCTAAACCTTGGGCAACCACTGGAACACAAAACCATCCAGGTAGAAATGTTATCTCTAGTTTATTCTTAGACCCTCAAGCCTTAGAAGAACATAACTTAAAACTTAAAGCGAAATATGATCTAATGAAACAACATGAGGCTCGTTACGAACTCATTAATATGGACAATCCAGATTACGTTATCGTTGCCTATGGGACAACGGCTCGTATCGCTAGAAGTGCCATTGAAATGCTTAAAGATGCTGGCATTAATGTAGGCATGATTAGACCTATTACGGTATGGCCATTTCCTAAAAAAGCATTTGATCTTATTCCAAATACTTGTAAAGGCATACTTGTAACCGAAATGTCCTTAGGCCAAATGGTGGATGACGTTGAAATTGCGAACAAGGGCAGATTCGAAGTGGCATTTTATGGTAGAACCGGTGGTGTTGTCATCGATCCAACAGAAATTCGTGATGCCATCATAAACTTTAAAAAGTGGGTGAGAGAATGA
- a CDS encoding 4Fe-4S dicluster domain-containing protein, with protein sequence MKKYYSLDFNNEFCKGCELCVNNCPVKILEMSTTRINQSGYQLVDVTDIDKCIGCAFCAMICPDSVIKVETRDV encoded by the coding sequence TTGAAAAAGTATTACTCTTTGGATTTTAACAATGAGTTTTGTAAGGGCTGTGAGTTATGTGTAAATAACTGTCCAGTCAAAATACTAGAAATGTCTACAACAAGAATAAACCAATCGGGTTATCAACTAGTAGATGTCACTGATATTGATAAATGTATTGGTTGTGCATTTTGCGCAATGATTTGCCCAGATTCTGTCATTAAGGTGGAAACGAGAGATGTCTAA
- a CDS encoding Glu/Leu/Phe/Val family dehydrogenase: protein MSDFKVFDYMAKHEFEQVVYFYDRTTGLKGVTVIHNTTLGPALGGTRLWNYESEDDAVLDCLRLARGMTYKAAAAGLNLGGGKTVLIGDATKVKSEAYFRALGRYVQSLNGRYITAEDVNTNTKDMNYIHMETDYVVGLEGKSGNPSPITALGAFYGIKSALKQKFGCEDISKYTFAIQGAGQTGYYLTEYLLEENAKKIYFSEINPKHIERMKQEHPEVEFVDPDKLFGLDVDVLSPCALGGVLNSDTIPQIKAKIIAGTANNVLLDEDTHGNMIKERGILYAPDFVINAGGLINVYYELMNQPKEKVLADIKLIYDRLLEIYQISEQENIHTQLAAKVFAKKRIQTIKNLHDNYIPR, encoded by the coding sequence ATGAGTGATTTTAAAGTATTTGATTACATGGCAAAGCATGAGTTTGAACAAGTGGTTTATTTTTACGATCGTACGACAGGTTTAAAAGGGGTAACAGTGATTCATAATACAACATTAGGGCCAGCCCTTGGTGGTACTAGATTATGGAATTATGAGTCAGAAGATGATGCTGTTCTTGACTGTTTGAGACTAGCAAGAGGTATGACTTATAAAGCCGCAGCTGCAGGGTTGAATCTTGGTGGTGGCAAAACGGTTTTAATCGGTGATGCAACCAAAGTCAAAAGTGAAGCCTATTTTAGAGCACTTGGAAGATATGTTCAATCATTAAATGGTAGATACATTACGGCAGAAGACGTAAACACAAACACTAAAGATATGAACTATATCCACATGGAAACTGATTATGTTGTAGGTCTTGAAGGCAAATCAGGCAACCCATCTCCAATTACTGCGCTAGGTGCTTTTTATGGCATTAAGTCAGCATTAAAACAGAAATTCGGTTGTGAAGATATTTCTAAGTATACATTTGCGATACAAGGAGCAGGACAAACTGGCTATTATTTAACCGAGTACTTATTAGAAGAAAATGCTAAAAAAATCTATTTTTCAGAAATAAATCCAAAACACATAGAACGTATGAAACAAGAACATCCAGAAGTAGAATTTGTTGATCCAGACAAATTATTTGGTCTAGATGTTGATGTATTGTCACCGTGTGCTTTAGGTGGCGTCTTAAATTCAGATACCATTCCTCAAATTAAAGCTAAAATCATCGCTGGTACAGCGAACAATGTCTTATTAGATGAAGATACACATGGAAATATGATCAAAGAAAGAGGTATTTTATATGCCCCAGACTTTGTCATAAATGCAGGTGGACTCATTAACGTGTATTATGAGTTAATGAATCAGCCAAAAGAAAAAGTATTGGCTGACATTAAGTTGATATATGATCGTTTATTGGAAATCTATCAAATCTCTGAACAAGAGAACATTCACACACAATTAGCAGCAAAAGTATTTGCTAAAAAACGTATTCAGACTATTAAGAATTTACACGATAACTATATTCCAAGATAG